In Vespula pensylvanica isolate Volc-1 chromosome 16, ASM1446617v1, whole genome shotgun sequence, the following proteins share a genomic window:
- the LOC122634847 gene encoding putative uncharacterized protein DDB_G0283431 has product MGGPGAGRVTGHELNAVPKSNVGHGDRILVIGEPPAPGCPCHSACPARGLAQGVVSAQSPASPPSLTSLHIANNNNCSILNGNNRNRNRNRNRNSNTNNNNKDDSSNVVPNGSSINTTTKAKAAAAMSSPPKHRRGFDPNDANVNDYRRYRRVKTKQRGFVCSTP; this is encoded by the coding sequence ATGGGTGGGCCAGGAGCCGGTAGGGTAACAGGGCACGAGCTAAACGCGGTGCCAAAGAGCAACGTCGGTCACGGGGATCGGATCCTCGTAATCGGCGAGCCACCAGCACCAGGCTGTCCTTGTCATTCGGCTTGTCCGGCTCGCGGTCTAGCGCAAGGCGTCGTCTCCGCCCAATCGCCGGCCTCGCCGCCGTCTCTCACCTCGCTTCACATtgccaacaacaacaattgtTCTATCCTTAACGGGAACAATCGCAATCGCAATCGCAACCGCAACCGCAACAGCAataccaacaacaacaacaaggaCGATTCGTCGAACGTTGTACCCAACGGTAGCAGTATCAATACCACCACCAAAGCTAAGGCAGCAGCTGCCATGTCCTCACCACCGAAACATCGCAGGGGCTTCGACCCTAACGATGCTAATGTCAACGATTATCGCCGCTATCGTCGCGTTAAGACGAAACAGCG